The following proteins are co-located in the Alcaligenes faecalis genome:
- a CDS encoding DeoR/GlpR family DNA-binding transcription regulator codes for MNLSVRQSIIVDLLAAQGAVSVDGLAAHFGVTPQTIRRDLNHLYEADLVRRRHGGAELNVVERNAPFQTRRITHLQAKARIGRAVAQLIPPGASLLLGFGTTPEQVALALADHRDLTVVTNNISAALALSHNMSHRVVLTGGELRQPNPEILGPGAERLFNSFKADFGVSGVGGFDSDGALLDFDMAESDCHKALRGNCRVRILVLDHTKFGRRAPVRSGSLDDVDILVSDQPIPEPYREQIPARVQVVIADEVQA; via the coding sequence ATGAACCTTTCTGTCAGGCAAAGCATTATTGTGGATTTGCTGGCCGCCCAAGGGGCCGTGTCAGTCGATGGCTTGGCCGCGCATTTCGGGGTGACACCCCAGACCATACGGCGCGACCTGAACCACTTGTATGAAGCCGATCTGGTGCGCCGCCGCCATGGTGGTGCCGAGCTGAACGTGGTCGAGCGCAATGCGCCTTTTCAGACGCGACGCATTACCCATTTGCAAGCCAAGGCCCGTATTGGGCGAGCGGTTGCTCAATTGATTCCTCCTGGTGCCAGCCTGCTGCTGGGTTTTGGCACCACGCCTGAACAAGTTGCCTTGGCGCTGGCCGATCATCGTGACTTAACCGTGGTCACCAATAACATCAGTGCGGCCTTGGCGCTGTCTCACAATATGAGCCACCGCGTCGTGCTGACAGGGGGTGAGCTGCGTCAACCCAATCCTGAAATTCTGGGCCCTGGTGCCGAGCGCCTGTTCAACAGCTTCAAGGCCGACTTTGGCGTGTCCGGGGTAGGGGGCTTTGATTCGGACGGTGCCTTGCTGGACTTTGATATGGCCGAGTCCGATTGCCACAAAGCCCTGCGCGGCAATTGCCGGGTGCGGATTCTGGTGCTGGATCACACCAAGTTTGGCCGTCGTGCGCCTGTGCGTAGCGGCTCCTTGGATGATGTGGATATTCTGGTCAGCGACCAGCCCATTCCCGAGCCTTACCGCGAGCAGATTCCGGCGCGTGTCCAGGTGGTGATTGCCGATGAGGTGCAGGCATGA
- a CDS encoding carbohydrate ABC transporter permease, with translation MNMDTVLTAPGRPLRLPSLDTVGAHALALLWIAPLLYACWAAFRDPSAALSFDWSAGWTLDNFAAAWDRAPWLRYIFNTTVLVLTILVGQFVLCTLAAYAFARFRFFGSQFLFMLLLLQLFILPEVLIVENYRMVALLGWTDTVWGMGVPYMASAFGVFLLRQAFKQVPRELEDAARLEGCSRLGVLWRVYVPLVKPVYLAYALVSASTHWNNFLWPLVISSSDHTRPLTVGLSLFGAPESGVSISLISAATLMTILPLLLGFLLFQKQFMQAFLRAGIR, from the coding sequence ATGAACATGGACACCGTTTTGACTGCTCCTGGCCGCCCGCTGCGTTTGCCATCTTTGGACACGGTGGGGGCGCACGCTTTGGCCCTGCTGTGGATTGCCCCCTTGCTGTACGCGTGCTGGGCTGCGTTTCGCGACCCGTCCGCCGCCTTGAGCTTTGACTGGAGCGCAGGCTGGACGTTGGATAACTTTGCCGCCGCCTGGGACCGTGCGCCCTGGCTGCGCTACATCTTCAACACCACGGTACTGGTGCTGACCATTCTGGTCGGACAGTTTGTGCTGTGTACCTTGGCCGCGTACGCCTTTGCCCGCTTTCGTTTCTTTGGCAGCCAGTTTCTGTTCATGCTGCTGCTGTTGCAGTTGTTCATCCTGCCCGAAGTGCTGATTGTCGAAAACTACCGCATGGTGGCCTTGCTGGGCTGGACGGACACGGTCTGGGGCATGGGTGTGCCTTATATGGCCAGTGCCTTTGGCGTGTTCTTGTTGCGTCAGGCTTTCAAGCAAGTGCCACGTGAACTGGAGGACGCGGCGCGCCTGGAAGGATGCAGCCGCCTGGGTGTGCTCTGGCGTGTGTACGTGCCGCTGGTCAAGCCTGTGTACCTGGCGTATGCCCTGGTGTCGGCGTCTACGCACTGGAACAATTTTCTGTGGCCCTTGGTGATCAGCAGCTCTGACCACACCCGTCCGTTGACCGTAGGCTTATCCCTGTTTGGCGCACCGGAAAGTGGTGTCAGTATCTCCCTGATCAGTGCCGCCACATTAATGACTATCTTGCCGCTTTTGCTGGGCTTTTTGCTGTTTCAAAAGCAGTTCATGCAGGCCTTTTTACGCGCCGGCATTCGTTAA
- a CDS encoding ABC transporter substrate-binding protein, whose product MLKNCLLATSSALLMSLGANAHSAVELTMYYPIAVGGPLTDVVDGMIKDYQAQNPEVTVKAVYSGNYDETRVRALSALRAGEPVQLSVLGALDTHDLVEQGLVEAFSDVAQDASSQDWLKSFYPALMANGTLEGKVWGIPFQRSTIVMFYNKDMFREAGLNPDQAPKTWDELVQTAQKLTNEQHHGLMIPSTGYPYWMFQAMALQNGRQLMNEEGTQVYFNDPKSVEALQFFHDLAYKHKVSPTGTIEWGTLRQAFVQGKTAMMWHTTGNLTAVKNEAKFDFGVAMLPAKEKAASPTGGGNFYLFKGANDEQKKAALDFVRWMTAPERAAKWSMATGYVGVSPAAYETPALVEYATTFPQAVVARDQLAVASPEFATYETARVRELLSNAVQAVLTNAKTPKDALDQAQTAADRLLRPFN is encoded by the coding sequence ATGTTGAAGAATTGTTTGCTTGCCACCTCCAGCGCCTTGCTGATGAGCCTGGGCGCCAATGCCCATAGCGCGGTGGAATTGACCATGTATTACCCCATTGCCGTGGGAGGTCCATTGACCGATGTGGTCGATGGAATGATCAAGGACTACCAGGCCCAAAACCCGGAAGTCACAGTAAAAGCCGTGTACTCCGGCAACTACGATGAAACCCGTGTGCGTGCCTTGTCGGCCCTGCGCGCAGGCGAGCCAGTGCAACTGTCTGTACTGGGCGCACTGGACACCCATGATCTGGTAGAGCAAGGCCTGGTTGAAGCCTTTAGCGATGTGGCTCAGGACGCTTCCAGCCAGGATTGGCTGAAAAGCTTTTACCCCGCCTTGATGGCCAATGGCACCTTGGAAGGTAAGGTCTGGGGCATTCCGTTCCAGCGTTCTACCATCGTCATGTTCTACAACAAGGACATGTTCCGTGAAGCGGGCCTGAATCCGGATCAAGCCCCCAAAACCTGGGACGAGCTGGTGCAAACGGCTCAGAAGCTGACCAACGAGCAGCACCACGGTTTGATGATTCCCTCGACGGGCTACCCCTACTGGATGTTCCAGGCCATGGCATTGCAAAATGGCCGTCAGTTGATGAATGAAGAAGGCACTCAGGTCTACTTTAATGATCCCAAGTCGGTAGAAGCCCTGCAGTTCTTCCATGACCTGGCCTACAAGCACAAAGTCAGCCCCACCGGCACGATTGAATGGGGTACGCTGCGCCAGGCTTTTGTCCAGGGCAAGACAGCCATGATGTGGCACACCACGGGCAACCTGACAGCCGTCAAGAATGAAGCCAAGTTCGACTTTGGTGTTGCCATGCTACCTGCCAAGGAGAAAGCCGCTTCGCCTACCGGCGGTGGCAACTTCTACCTGTTCAAGGGCGCTAACGACGAGCAGAAAAAAGCGGCGCTGGATTTTGTGCGCTGGATGACTGCGCCCGAGCGTGCGGCCAAGTGGTCCATGGCCACGGGCTATGTGGGTGTCAGCCCTGCTGCCTACGAAACGCCTGCTCTGGTCGAATACGCCACGACCTTCCCGCAGGCTGTTGTTGCCCGTGATCAGTTGGCCGTGGCCTCGCCCGAGTTTGCCACTTATGAAACAGCACGTGTCCGTGAACTGCTGTCCAATGCCGTGCAAGCCGTGTTGACCAATGCCAAAACGCCCAAAGACGCCTTGGATCAAGCCCAGACTGCCGCAGACCGTCTGCTGCGTCCTTTCAACTAA
- a CDS encoding phosphodiesterase: MKIIQFSDLHITPPDGLLFGSDPLDRLHSCVQHVNRHHADADLCVLTGDLTHAGHPRAYERLREGLQDLIPPVRLMMGNHDSRSAFQSVFPQAISDLPGFVQHAETMGDWRLIYLDTLEDGYTNGYLCTRRLEWLQQELAAHSGPAMLFSHHPLPALQYPSMDWLRLSNAPDLLPVLKAHPAPVHLFSGHVHRCASGVWNGLHFVTVNGTNHQHELDLEREGAATSTFEPASYAVILPNADGLTVHFQPFGYEELRFPYTGNLRALKCI, encoded by the coding sequence ATGAAGATCATCCAGTTTTCGGATCTGCACATTACCCCGCCCGATGGCCTGTTGTTTGGCTCGGACCCTCTGGATCGCTTGCATAGTTGCGTGCAGCACGTGAACCGCCACCACGCCGATGCGGATTTGTGTGTGCTGACGGGGGACCTGACCCACGCTGGTCATCCACGTGCATACGAGCGTCTGCGCGAAGGCTTGCAGGACTTGATTCCACCTGTGCGTCTGATGATGGGCAACCATGACAGCCGCAGTGCGTTTCAGAGCGTGTTTCCACAGGCCATAAGCGATTTGCCCGGTTTTGTGCAGCACGCGGAAACTATGGGTGACTGGCGTCTGATTTATCTGGATACCTTGGAGGACGGCTACACCAACGGTTATTTGTGTACGCGGCGTCTGGAGTGGTTGCAGCAGGAGCTGGCGGCGCATAGCGGGCCGGCGATGCTGTTTTCCCACCATCCTTTGCCTGCCTTGCAGTACCCGTCCATGGACTGGCTGCGTTTGAGCAATGCCCCGGATCTATTGCCTGTCTTGAAGGCGCATCCTGCTCCCGTGCATTTGTTCTCTGGCCATGTGCATCGCTGCGCCAGCGGCGTATGGAATGGCCTGCATTTTGTGACGGTGAATGGGACCAACCATCAGCATGAACTGGATCTGGAGCGTGAGGGGGCGGCCACGTCCACCTTTGAGCCGGCCAGCTATGCGGTGATCTTGCCCAACGCAGATGGTTTGACGGTGCATTTTCAGCCCTTTGGATATGAGGAGCTGCGCTTCCCGTACACCGGCAATTTACGTGCCTTGAAGTGCATTTGA
- a CDS encoding amino acid permease has translation MSRFEQIQSREAGLHKKLSARQMSMIAIGGAIGTGLFLGSKFAIGFAGPGVVLSYVIGGLIALFLMGCLAEMTVEHPTSGSFGAYAEFYIHPLAGFLVRYSYWACIVLAVGTEVTAVADYMKFWFPEVSPWIWIAFFSAVLIAVNAYSVKAFGSVEYWFALIKVFAIIAFIVLAIGMLTGYYKPAQVQENLFGQGGFMPNGWYGVWVGVIISIFSYLSIEMIAVAAGEAENPEQAVRQAFKATIWRLIIFYLLSLSLIVMLVPWQVLVAEGTTSPFITVMQSVGIPYADSILNFIVIIAALSAMNSMLYISTRMMFSLSRAGDAPAALGKVARNGVPLNALALSASGVAVAAVVYAYNPETAFPVMIALSMFGALFTWGMIFLTHLFFRRRVAQDGVQLRFRMPAYPIGTLLGLIGIVAILVTTWFIDIFHYTLLFGVPFLLILIGAYLVRARTRSS, from the coding sequence ATGAGTCGATTTGAGCAAATTCAATCGCGTGAGGCCGGGCTGCATAAAAAACTGAGCGCCCGCCAAATGAGCATGATTGCGATCGGGGGCGCCATTGGTACCGGCTTGTTCCTGGGCAGCAAATTTGCTATTGGTTTTGCCGGCCCTGGTGTGGTGTTGAGCTATGTCATTGGTGGCCTCATTGCCCTGTTCCTGATGGGCTGCCTGGCCGAGATGACCGTAGAACATCCCACATCGGGTTCCTTTGGGGCCTATGCGGAGTTCTACATTCACCCGCTGGCTGGGTTTTTGGTGCGCTATAGCTATTGGGCCTGCATTGTTCTGGCGGTGGGCACAGAGGTGACGGCGGTCGCGGACTATATGAAGTTCTGGTTTCCGGAGGTCTCGCCCTGGATCTGGATCGCCTTTTTCTCGGCCGTGCTGATTGCCGTCAATGCCTACAGTGTCAAGGCGTTTGGTTCGGTGGAGTATTGGTTTGCCTTGATCAAGGTGTTCGCGATTATCGCGTTCATCGTGCTGGCGATTGGTATGTTGACGGGCTATTACAAGCCTGCGCAGGTGCAGGAAAACCTGTTTGGTCAGGGTGGTTTCATGCCCAATGGCTGGTATGGGGTGTGGGTAGGCGTGATTATTTCCATCTTCAGTTATCTGAGTATCGAGATGATTGCGGTGGCGGCGGGCGAGGCCGAGAACCCCGAGCAAGCCGTGCGCCAGGCTTTCAAGGCCACGATCTGGCGTTTGATCATTTTCTATCTGCTGTCCTTGTCCCTGATCGTGATGCTGGTGCCTTGGCAGGTGCTGGTTGCCGAAGGCACGACCAGTCCTTTTATTACCGTGATGCAGTCCGTGGGTATTCCTTACGCAGACAGCATCCTGAACTTTATTGTGATCATTGCGGCCTTGTCGGCCATGAACAGCATGCTCTATATCTCGACTCGCATGATGTTCAGCCTGTCGCGTGCCGGTGATGCGCCTGCCGCCTTGGGTAAGGTGGCGCGCAATGGTGTGCCTTTGAATGCTCTGGCCTTGTCGGCCAGCGGTGTGGCTGTGGCTGCAGTAGTGTATGCCTACAATCCGGAAACCGCCTTTCCGGTGATGATAGCCTTGTCTATGTTTGGCGCCTTGTTCACTTGGGGCATGATCTTTCTGACTCATTTGTTCTTTCGCCGCCGCGTGGCTCAGGATGGTGTGCAACTGCGCTTTCGTATGCCTGCCTATCCTATTGGTACCTTATTGGGGCTGATCGGCATTGTGGCGATTTTGGTGACGACCTGGTTCATCGATATCTTCCATTACACCCTGTTGTTTGGGGTGCCGTTTTTGCTGATCCTGATTGGTGCTTACCTGGTGCGGGCACGAACCCGTAGTTCTTAA
- a CDS encoding IS3 family transposase translates to MRPCLHDDNHERIQLKPKGLNPVQYRTQAFGP, encoded by the coding sequence ATACGGCCATGCCTTCACGACGACAACCATGAACGTATCCAGCTCAAACCAAAAGGCCTGAATCCGGTGCAATACCGGACTCAGGCCTTCGGACCTTGA
- a CDS encoding ABC transporter ATP-binding protein — translation MSRAAIELQGIGKAWGEQAVLKQMDLSIQEGKFTALLGPSGCGKSTLLRIIAGLETPDQGRLLINGQDATHMEPAKRGLSMVFQSYALFPHLNVADNILFGLQVRRADRQQQKERLREALALTNLEGLEERKPGQLSGGQRQRVALARSIVSGHRICLMDEPLSNLDAKLRHTVRHEIRSLQQRLGLTVVYVTHDQTEAMGMADHVVLLNAGNIEQQGSAQDLYGQPNSVFTAGFIGSPPMMMIHSDHVPVELWPSRRQYDQPHRVLVGVRPENLSLHDAGEQHVAATVVHQEFQGADAYVYVQLDDGHTLIVRAPHSRSVQAGARCGLSWNPAHAFYFNQDSGARLLSADALTAAPFSALPAVLP, via the coding sequence ATGAGTCGCGCTGCTATCGAGTTGCAAGGTATCGGCAAAGCCTGGGGTGAGCAGGCTGTGCTCAAGCAAATGGACCTGTCCATTCAGGAAGGCAAGTTCACGGCCTTGCTCGGGCCGTCGGGCTGCGGCAAGTCTACCTTGCTACGCATCATAGCCGGGCTGGAAACACCCGATCAGGGGCGTCTCCTGATCAATGGGCAAGATGCCACCCATATGGAGCCTGCCAAGCGTGGCCTGAGCATGGTGTTTCAGTCCTACGCCTTGTTCCCGCATCTGAATGTGGCCGACAACATCTTGTTCGGGTTGCAAGTACGCCGTGCTGATCGTCAGCAACAAAAAGAGCGTCTGCGCGAAGCCTTGGCCTTGACCAATCTGGAGGGGCTGGAAGAGCGCAAGCCCGGCCAGCTCTCGGGCGGACAACGACAGCGTGTAGCCCTGGCGCGCAGCATCGTGTCGGGTCATCGTATCTGTTTGATGGACGAACCGCTCTCGAACCTGGATGCCAAGCTGCGTCATACCGTGCGCCATGAAATCCGCTCCTTGCAGCAGCGTCTGGGTCTGACGGTGGTCTACGTTACCCACGACCAGACCGAAGCCATGGGCATGGCCGATCACGTGGTGTTGCTCAATGCTGGGAATATCGAGCAGCAAGGCAGTGCCCAGGATTTGTACGGTCAGCCCAATAGCGTCTTTACCGCCGGTTTTATCGGCAGCCCACCCATGATGATGATTCACAGCGACCACGTTCCTGTGGAACTGTGGCCGTCGCGTCGTCAGTACGACCAGCCACATCGTGTACTGGTGGGCGTACGTCCCGAAAACCTGAGCTTGCACGACGCGGGCGAACAGCATGTGGCCGCCACTGTGGTGCATCAGGAGTTTCAGGGGGCTGATGCCTATGTGTATGTGCAGCTTGATGATGGCCATACCTTGATCGTGCGCGCCCCGCACAGCCGCAGCGTCCAGGCGGGCGCTCGCTGTGGTTTGAGCTGGAATCCCGCCCACGCTTTCTACTTTAACCAGGACAGCGGGGCTCGCCTGCTGTCTGCGGATGCGCTGACTGCTGCTCCTTTTTCTGCTCTTCCTGCTGTTCTTCCCTAA
- the kynU gene encoding kynureninase: MITLQQCEQWDQADELAAFKAKFDLPPNTIYLDGNSLGAMPRHAMERAQEVIGQEWRTDLINSWNKAGWWTLPVRLGDQMSPLIGAGQGETIVSDSTSVNLFKVLAAAVNLQKERHPEKKVILAERDSFPTDLYIIEGFNAFFGKDYRLELIDDPAELQTAVNAETAVVVLSHVNYRTGYLHDMQATNRLVHEHHGLVIWDLCHSVGALPIELKDSGSDFAIGCTYKYLNAGPGAPALLWVNPELMSQISQPLSGWWGHKHPFAMSPSYEAANGIERFLCGTQPIVSLSLVACGVDVFLQTDLQAVRRKSLALTDLFIALVEQECAEFGLRLVTPRDHHYRGSHVSFAHEQGYAAIQALIARGVIGDYREPEVMRFGITPLYLSFVDIWQAVQHIKAVFANQEWDKPAYKTRSKVT, encoded by the coding sequence ATGATTACTTTGCAGCAATGCGAGCAGTGGGATCAGGCCGATGAGCTGGCCGCCTTTAAAGCCAAGTTTGACCTGCCGCCCAATACGATTTATCTGGATGGGAACTCCCTGGGTGCCATGCCCCGGCATGCCATGGAGCGTGCTCAGGAAGTGATCGGCCAGGAATGGCGCACCGACTTGATCAATAGCTGGAACAAGGCAGGCTGGTGGACCTTGCCGGTGCGTCTGGGCGACCAGATGTCGCCCCTGATTGGCGCTGGTCAAGGCGAAACCATCGTCAGCGACAGTACCTCTGTGAACCTGTTCAAGGTGCTGGCTGCGGCCGTCAATTTGCAAAAAGAACGCCATCCGGAAAAGAAAGTGATTCTGGCCGAGCGCGACTCTTTCCCTACGGATCTGTACATTATTGAAGGGTTTAACGCCTTCTTTGGTAAAGACTATAGGCTGGAGCTGATTGATGATCCGGCAGAGCTGCAAACTGCGGTCAACGCTGAAACGGCGGTGGTGGTGTTGTCCCATGTGAACTACCGCACGGGTTATCTGCACGATATGCAGGCGACCAACCGACTGGTGCATGAGCACCATGGTCTGGTGATCTGGGACTTGTGCCATTCGGTGGGCGCTTTGCCAATCGAGCTCAAAGACAGTGGTTCGGACTTTGCCATTGGCTGCACCTACAAGTACCTGAATGCTGGTCCGGGCGCACCGGCCCTGCTGTGGGTGAACCCCGAGCTGATGAGCCAGATCAGTCAGCCTTTGTCTGGCTGGTGGGGGCACAAGCACCCCTTTGCCATGAGTCCTTCGTACGAAGCGGCCAATGGTATCGAGCGTTTTCTGTGCGGGACTCAGCCCATTGTGTCCTTGAGTCTGGTCGCATGCGGTGTGGATGTGTTCCTGCAAACTGATTTGCAGGCCGTGCGCCGCAAGTCTTTGGCCCTGACGGACTTGTTTATTGCTCTGGTTGAGCAGGAATGTGCCGAGTTTGGCCTGCGTCTGGTGACCCCACGTGATCACCACTACCGTGGCAGCCATGTCAGCTTTGCGCACGAGCAAGGTTATGCCGCTATCCAGGCCCTGATTGCCCGGGGCGTGATTGGCGACTACCGCGAGCCCGAAGTCATGCGCTTTGGAATCACGCCTTTGTATTTGTCGTTTGTGGATATCTGGCAGGCCGTACAACACATCAAGGCCGTGTTTGCGAATCAGGAATGGGACAAGCCGGCTTACAAAACACGCTCCAAGGTGACTTGA
- a CDS encoding carbohydrate ABC transporter permease: protein MAEPLRVLRKEWVFAYLLLTPLFVLLSVFAFIPALHTFWSSLLSKGTARRPAQFVGMDNYDAMLADPTFWLVLKNNLWYAAIVIPVSMALALLMALWANRAMSMRAWVRCAYFTPTMLPMIAAANLWLFFYTPDLGLLDQIAKLFGGGATNWLGQPQTALGAVMVVTIWKEAGFFMIFYLAALQTIPPELRDAARLEGATRWQYGRRVLLPLLAPTTLFILINALINSVKLVDHLFILTKGGPNNASKLMLYWIWETAFAYMDTPSAAVLTVVLLLGLGAVAIFQFRYAERRVHYQ from the coding sequence ATGGCTGAACCATTACGTGTGCTGCGTAAAGAGTGGGTATTTGCTTACCTCTTGTTGACGCCGCTGTTTGTGCTGCTAAGCGTGTTTGCCTTTATCCCGGCGCTGCACACGTTCTGGTCCAGCCTGTTGAGCAAAGGTACGGCTCGTCGTCCCGCCCAGTTTGTGGGCATGGACAACTACGATGCCATGCTGGCGGACCCCACCTTTTGGCTGGTTTTGAAGAACAATCTTTGGTATGCCGCCATTGTGATCCCAGTATCCATGGCTCTGGCCTTGCTGATGGCCTTGTGGGCGAATCGGGCCATGAGCATGCGAGCCTGGGTGCGTTGTGCTTACTTCACACCCACGATGCTGCCCATGATTGCCGCCGCGAACCTATGGCTGTTTTTCTACACGCCGGATCTGGGTTTGCTGGATCAGATTGCCAAGCTGTTTGGCGGCGGAGCCACCAACTGGCTGGGCCAGCCGCAAACGGCCTTGGGTGCGGTCATGGTGGTGACGATCTGGAAAGAAGCTGGTTTTTTCATGATCTTTTATCTGGCCGCCTTGCAAACCATTCCGCCCGAACTGCGTGATGCTGCCCGCCTGGAAGGGGCGACGCGCTGGCAGTATGGCCGTCGCGTACTCCTGCCCTTGCTGGCACCGACGACCTTGTTCATTTTGATCAATGCCTTGATCAACTCGGTCAAGCTGGTTGATCACCTGTTTATTTTGACCAAGGGTGGCCCCAATAACGCCTCCAAGCTGATGTTGTACTGGATCTGGGAAACCGCCTTTGCTTATATGGATACGCCTAGCGCCGCCGTGCTGACGGTTGTGCTCTTGCTGGGGCTGGGCGCCGTCGCTATTTTTCAATTCCGCTACGCTGAACGACGCGTGCATTATCAGTGA
- a CDS encoding amidohydrolase — MSFKSLLKVPVLAGSVLLSAPAWSAEVADQIWMGGPVLTMNDRQPTAEAVAIKEGRILDVGTLQAMQAYKGAGTNTIDLQGKALLPGFVDAHGHAFMIGVQAMSANLLAAPDGQVKDIQSLQETLKQWLDEQGQTRQVGLILGFGYDDAQLAEQRHPTRHDLDAVSESLPIVIIHQSSHIGVLNSKALEMAGITAQTPNPEGGVIRREEGSQEPNGVLEEMAFFSGVASQMGKLKPEQAQALFVAGTDLLKRYGYTTGQEGRATSSIVPLMQAAAKAGKIDIDVATYVDILQDRDFILRNASREYTDGFRVAGAKLTIDGSPQGFTAYRDRPYYNPPAGYRADYRGYVAATPDQVFESVDWAFKNGIQILTHSNGEGASDLLLAAIKTAREKYGPQDRRAVLIHGQFLRRDQVATIAELDVFPSLFPMHTFYWGDWHRDRTVGPVNADNISPTGWVREHGLMFSSHHDAPVAFPNSMRVLSATVTRRSRSGDILGPDQRVDVPTALKAMTIWPAYQHFEEKEKGSIEPGKVADLVVLSQDPTAIDPEQLATLEVIQTIKRGKLIYEQGKASEGERLSQLQTGEMISRFLNEWQHQAHEAGSSDHGHGPELLMGALLQGLE; from the coding sequence ATGTCGTTTAAAAGCCTATTGAAAGTACCTGTTCTGGCCGGGAGTGTCTTGCTGAGCGCACCGGCTTGGTCGGCGGAAGTTGCCGATCAAATCTGGATGGGCGGGCCGGTGCTGACGATGAACGATCGTCAGCCGACCGCAGAGGCGGTGGCGATCAAGGAGGGGCGTATTCTGGATGTAGGCACACTGCAGGCGATGCAGGCTTACAAAGGCGCTGGGACGAATACGATTGACTTGCAAGGCAAGGCATTGTTGCCGGGCTTTGTCGATGCGCATGGGCATGCGTTCATGATTGGCGTGCAAGCCATGTCAGCCAATTTGTTGGCGGCCCCCGATGGCCAAGTGAAAGACATCCAGAGTTTGCAGGAAACGCTGAAGCAGTGGCTCGATGAGCAAGGCCAGACCCGGCAAGTCGGGCTGATTCTGGGTTTTGGATACGACGATGCCCAGTTGGCGGAGCAGCGGCATCCCACCCGTCATGATCTGGATGCGGTCTCTGAGTCTTTGCCCATCGTCATCATTCACCAGTCCAGTCATATCGGTGTGTTGAATAGCAAGGCACTTGAAATGGCGGGTATTACGGCCCAGACCCCTAATCCGGAGGGTGGCGTGATCCGTCGGGAAGAGGGCAGTCAGGAGCCGAACGGCGTGCTGGAGGAAATGGCGTTTTTCTCCGGGGTGGCCAGCCAGATGGGCAAACTCAAGCCGGAGCAGGCTCAGGCTTTGTTTGTGGCCGGAACCGATCTGCTCAAACGCTATGGGTACACAACCGGGCAGGAAGGGCGGGCAACCTCCAGCATTGTTCCTTTGATGCAAGCGGCCGCCAAGGCCGGCAAGATTGATATTGATGTCGCCACGTATGTCGATATCTTGCAGGATCGGGATTTTATTCTACGCAACGCATCGCGGGAGTACACCGACGGATTTCGGGTGGCAGGCGCCAAGTTGACCATTGATGGTTCGCCACAAGGCTTTACCGCTTACCGTGATCGTCCTTATTACAATCCGCCTGCCGGCTACCGGGCCGATTATCGAGGTTACGTGGCTGCAACGCCTGATCAGGTGTTTGAGTCGGTGGATTGGGCCTTCAAGAATGGAATACAGATCCTGACGCACTCCAATGGTGAGGGAGCATCAGATCTGCTGCTGGCGGCCATTAAAACCGCACGCGAGAAATACGGCCCCCAGGATCGTCGTGCGGTATTGATCCATGGGCAGTTCTTGCGTCGGGATCAGGTGGCTACCATTGCCGAGCTGGATGTGTTTCCGTCCTTGTTTCCCATGCACACCTTTTACTGGGGAGATTGGCACCGTGATCGCACAGTGGGGCCGGTCAATGCCGATAATATTTCCCCCACTGGCTGGGTACGCGAGCATGGCCTGATGTTCTCTTCCCATCATGATGCACCCGTGGCCTTTCCGAACTCGATGCGCGTGTTGTCAGCCACGGTGACGCGTCGCTCCCGATCCGGTGACATCCTGGGCCCGGATCAGCGGGTAGATGTGCCGACGGCGCTCAAAGCCATGACAATCTGGCCGGCGTACCAGCATTTTGAGGAAAAGGAGAAAGGCTCGATTGAGCCGGGTAAGGTGGCGGACTTGGTGGTTCTGTCTCAGGATCCGACAGCGATTGACCCGGAGCAATTGGCGACCCTGGAGGTCATTCAGACGATCAAGCGAGGCAAACTGATCTATGAGCAGGGCAAGGCCTCAGAGGGCGAACGGCTTAGCCAGTTACAGACTGGAGAGATGATTTCCCGCTTTTTGAATGAGTGGCAGCATCAGGCTCATGAGGCCGGCTCGTCGGATCATGGTCATGGGCCGGAGTTGTTAATGGGCGCCTTGCTGCAAGGCTTGGAGTAA